A region from the Rhodothermales bacterium genome encodes:
- a CDS encoding MqnA/MqnD/SBP family protein, with product MRLAVPDVDVARALAQQWAEGASPVESWEPVPLYAAERLLRAGHADLAFVPTLAVLRDPDAFSVVPGIGLVGHVYASVRLRVLGRLDRIQRVGIDPHFAQEALLAQVVLKELYDATPSFVPLQAGEDLPADLDAVLSVGTEPPGEGLVLDLGQEWFEMTTRPMVWALLAAPVGTVTPDEANRLRDEALRLHPPDDLGTTHEIGGVTLAAYAHAGLDEWVNQLFYHRALDDLPAIPFVVLQPPDEEE from the coding sequence ATGCGCCTTGCCGTTCCCGATGTCGACGTCGCGCGCGCCCTCGCCCAGCAGTGGGCCGAGGGCGCGTCGCCCGTCGAGAGTTGGGAGCCGGTGCCGCTCTACGCGGCCGAACGCCTGCTCCGGGCCGGCCACGCCGACCTCGCGTTCGTCCCGACGCTGGCCGTCCTCCGCGACCCCGATGCGTTCTCGGTCGTCCCCGGCATCGGGCTGGTCGGGCACGTCTACGCCTCGGTCCGGCTCCGCGTGCTCGGACGGCTCGACCGGATTCAGCGCGTCGGGATCGACCCGCACTTCGCGCAGGAAGCCCTCCTCGCGCAGGTTGTGCTGAAAGAGCTGTACGACGCCACGCCGAGCTTCGTCCCGCTGCAAGCGGGAGAGGACCTGCCCGCCGATCTCGATGCCGTGCTGAGCGTCGGAACCGAGCCGCCGGGCGAAGGGCTCGTGCTCGACCTCGGACAGGAGTGGTTCGAGATGACGACGCGGCCGATGGTATGGGCGCTCCTCGCTGCGCCCGTCGGCACCGTCACGCCGGACGAGGCGAACCGCCTCCGCGACGAAGCGCTCCGGCTCCATCCGCCCGACGACCTCGGCACCACGCACGAGATCGGCGGCGTCACGCTCGCGGCCTACGCCCACGCCGGCCTCGACGAGTGGGTGAACCAACTGTTCTATCATCGCGCGCTCGACGACCTGCCCGCGATTCCGTTCGTCGTCCTCCAGCCACCGGACGAGGAAGAGTGA
- the rplS gene encoding 50S ribosomal protein L19: MANELMDLVEATQYRDDIPDFKPGDTVNVHVRVIEGDKERIQQFQGVVIARGGHSTTKTFTVRKVSNGIGVERIFPLYSPKLAKIEVVREGRVRRAKLYYLRGLRGKAARIQEKMRDTGSTAKTKTKKK; this comes from the coding sequence ATGGCAAACGAACTGATGGACCTCGTCGAGGCCACGCAGTACCGGGACGACATCCCGGACTTCAAACCCGGCGACACGGTCAACGTGCACGTCCGCGTCATCGAAGGCGACAAGGAGCGCATCCAGCAGTTCCAGGGCGTCGTCATCGCGCGCGGCGGCCACAGCACCACGAAGACGTTCACCGTCCGCAAGGTGTCGAACGGCATCGGCGTCGAGCGCATCTTCCCGCTCTACTCGCCCAAGCTGGCGAAGATCGAGGTCGTCCGCGAGGGCCGCGTCCGCCGCGCCAAGCTCTACTACCTCCGCGGCCTCCGCGGCAAGGCCGCCCGCATCCAGGAGAAGATGCGCGACACCGGCTCCACGGCGAAGACGAAGACGAAGAAGAAGTAA
- the trmD gene encoding tRNA (guanosine(37)-N1)-methyltransferase TrmD, giving the protein MRIDIVTALPDLVAGPLDQSIIQRAQQKGLVDIRVHDLRDYTEDKHRKIDAYPFGGGGGMVLTPGPLFACIEAIRAQWAEDGDSEVEEVIYLSPDGEVFDQPLANELSMRKRLLLIAGHYKGIDQRVRDTLVTREISIGDYVLSGGELPALVLTDALVRLLPGVLGDAQSALSDSFQDGLLDAPVYTRPAEFRGQHVPDVLLSGDHDRIHEWREEQRLRRTKERRPDLLD; this is encoded by the coding sequence ATGCGTATCGACATCGTCACCGCGCTCCCCGACCTCGTCGCCGGGCCGCTGGATCAATCGATCATCCAGCGCGCCCAGCAGAAAGGGCTCGTCGATATCCGCGTGCACGACCTCCGCGACTACACGGAGGACAAGCACCGGAAGATCGACGCCTACCCCTTCGGCGGCGGTGGCGGGATGGTGCTCACGCCCGGCCCGCTCTTCGCCTGCATTGAGGCGATTCGGGCCCAGTGGGCGGAAGACGGTGATAGTGAGGTGGAGGAGGTGATCTACCTCAGCCCCGACGGCGAGGTCTTCGACCAGCCGCTCGCGAACGAACTGTCGATGCGGAAGCGGCTCCTGCTGATCGCCGGCCACTACAAAGGCATCGACCAGCGCGTGCGCGACACCCTCGTCACGCGGGAGATCTCGATCGGAGACTACGTGCTCTCGGGCGGCGAACTCCCCGCGCTCGTGCTCACCGACGCGCTCGTCCGGCTCCTGCCCGGCGTGCTCGGCGATGCGCAGTCGGCGCTCTCGGACTCGTTCCAGGACGGGCTCCTCGACGCGCCGGTCTACACCCGCCCGGCCGAGTTCCGGGGGCAGCACGTCCCCGACGTCCTGCTCTCCGGCGACCACGACCGGATCCACGAGTGGCGCGAGGAGCAGCGCCTCCGCCGTACGAAAGAACGCCGCCCCGACTTACTTGATTAG
- the rimM gene encoding ribosome maturation factor RimM (Essential for efficient processing of 16S rRNA), translated as MNPVEPDSLILVGTCGPPHGVRGELKVIPETDDPGRLADLESLFLGPSPERARARTVEGIRFQTTKRGTVALVTFAGVPDREAADALRGLSVFAVESDLPALAEGEVFLHDLIGLGVVTEDGEDVGTVQDVLTGGAQRLLLVKRPGRPDALVPDVDAIVTDINLDAGQITIAPPEGLLD; from the coding sequence GTGAACCCGGTTGAACCCGATAGCCTCATCCTCGTCGGCACCTGTGGGCCTCCCCACGGCGTGCGCGGCGAGCTGAAGGTGATCCCGGAGACGGACGACCCGGGGCGCCTCGCCGACCTCGAGTCGTTGTTCCTCGGGCCGTCGCCGGAGCGTGCCCGCGCGCGCACCGTCGAAGGCATTCGGTTTCAGACGACGAAGCGGGGGACCGTCGCGCTCGTGACGTTCGCCGGTGTCCCCGACCGCGAAGCCGCCGACGCCCTCCGCGGGCTGAGCGTCTTCGCCGTCGAGTCGGACCTCCCGGCGCTCGCGGAGGGCGAGGTGTTCCTCCACGATCTCATCGGGCTCGGCGTCGTGACCGAGGACGGCGAGGACGTGGGGACGGTGCAGGACGTGCTGACGGGCGGGGCGCAACGCCTCTTGCTCGTCAAGCGCCCCGGCCGCCCCGATGCGCTCGTGCCCGACGTGGACGCCATCGTCACCGACATAAACCTCGACGCGGGGCAGATCACGATCGCCCCGCCCGAAGGATTGCTTGACTGA